The Planctomicrobium piriforme genome contains the following window.
ACGGGCGAACCGTGAATTGGCACCGGAAATTGGTACCGGGGAGCAGAAGCGATGAAAAGCATTCGTCGCACCAGACTCCACCGCTCCTTATGGTACTCGACGCGGCAATGTGGGTGAATGTGCCAAATAATTTGATTTCGGAATGGAAGACAGGGCAATTCGGGTCCATTTTCCCGGACAGGCGCAGCGTGCGGTTGTTAACGCGCGGCGCTGGCCCCTGATTCAAACGACTTAAACGCAATTTCAAGGATGGTCAGGATGAGTTTTTTGCAGGCGGCGGAAGAAGCGGCGCGGCTGGGCGGGGAGATTCTCGAATCCTGGGCGCAGAAGTTCACCGCCAGGGAAAAAAGCCCGGCCAATCTGGTGACGGAAGCAGACCTGGCGTCGCAGGAAGCGATCCATCAGTTCCTGGGCAGCCGCTATCCCGGACATGGCTTTCTCGGTGAAGAGGACCTGTCACAGGCGGGGACCACCTATCGCTGGGTGATCGATCCGCTCGACGGGACATCCAATTATGTGCATCGCTTTCCCTACTATGCCGTGTCGATCGGTCTCGAAGAGAATGGCCAGATGATTGCGGGCGCCATCTTCGATCCGAACCGAAACGAGATGTTTTCCGCGGCAAAAGGGCAAGGGGCGCACCTCAATGGACAGCCGATTCAGGTCTCCGAGAACCGCGAATTGAGCCACGCCATGTGCATGGCGAGCCTGCCGGTGAAGGTGGATCGCTCACACCCCGCCGTGCAGAAATTTCTGGAGATTCTGGAGGTCGCCCAGACGGTGCAGCGGACCGGGTCGGCGGCCCTGAATCTGTGTGCGGTCGCCAGCGGTCGGATCGACGCGTTCTGGTCGCAAAGCCTGAAGCCCTGGGACATGGCGGCCGGCATTCTGATCGTCGAAGAAGCAGGTGGAAAGGTCACAAAAACAGGCGGCGGAGAGTTCCAGCTCGAAAAGCCAGATCTGCTGGCAACCAATGGAACGGACTTGCATGCCGCACTCGTGCGACACTTCCCAGCGTGATCGCGCTGCAGTGAATGACGGTCGTGCCGGTTAAGACGCAGATCGCCGTCCGAGCGGACAGTGTGAACCTAACCGTCATTACGGCAAAGGTTTGTGGGTATTTTCTCGTTTCTGCGCGAGCCCGGTTGTGTGAAACAAACATCGTTTTGGGAAACCGCTCGTGGCCTGCGGCGGAATTCAGGAATAAGATGGCGTAGCCGGCTGGATCACGTCGCCGGTCTG
Protein-coding sequences here:
- a CDS encoding inositol monophosphatase family protein; amino-acid sequence: MSFLQAAEEAARLGGEILESWAQKFTAREKSPANLVTEADLASQEAIHQFLGSRYPGHGFLGEEDLSQAGTTYRWVIDPLDGTSNYVHRFPYYAVSIGLEENGQMIAGAIFDPNRNEMFSAAKGQGAHLNGQPIQVSENRELSHAMCMASLPVKVDRSHPAVQKFLEILEVAQTVQRTGSAALNLCAVASGRIDAFWSQSLKPWDMAAGILIVEEAGGKVTKTGGGEFQLEKPDLLATNGTDLHAALVRHFPA